The Acinetobacter sp. GSS19 genome includes a region encoding these proteins:
- the pcaF gene encoding 3-oxoadipyl-CoA thiolase → MEQVFICDGIRTPIGRYAGALSSIRADDLAALPIQYLKQQHPDLPWHELDEVVFGCANQAGEDNRNVARMAALLAGLPDSVPAITVNRLCASGLDAVGLAARAIKSGEAQFVLAGGVESMSRAPFVQSKPAAAFSRAPEIFDTTIGWRFINPKFKSNFGVDSMPETAENVAEKYQVSREDQDLFAYRSQQKTAQAQQNGILAQEIMPVEILDRKKNIIQICEDEHPRADTTLDTLAKLKAPFRKEGGSVTAGNASGVNDGAACVLLANQDFVAQHALKPLAKVVGITSAGVEAKYMGIGPVPAVEKVLKQTGLTLEQMDVIELNEAFAAQSLAVTRSLGLKDDDARVNPNGGAIALGHPLGMSGTRLVLTAMKELKRRQGKYALCTMCVGVGQGVALILENVA, encoded by the coding sequence ATGGAACAGGTTTTTATTTGCGATGGCATTCGTACCCCGATTGGTCGTTATGCAGGAGCATTAAGCAGTATTCGCGCCGATGATCTGGCTGCTTTACCCATTCAATATCTCAAACAGCAACACCCGGATTTACCGTGGCATGAATTAGACGAAGTGGTCTTTGGCTGTGCCAATCAGGCTGGTGAAGATAACCGTAACGTGGCACGTATGGCGGCGTTGTTGGCAGGTTTGCCTGACAGTGTTCCGGCCATTACCGTCAACCGTTTGTGTGCTTCGGGGCTGGACGCTGTTGGTTTGGCTGCACGTGCCATTAAGTCAGGCGAAGCACAGTTTGTATTGGCAGGTGGTGTCGAATCCATGAGCCGTGCGCCGTTTGTACAGTCCAAACCTGCAGCAGCCTTTAGTCGTGCTCCTGAAATTTTTGATACCACTATTGGCTGGCGTTTTATTAATCCTAAATTCAAGTCGAATTTTGGTGTTGATAGCATGCCGGAAACCGCAGAAAACGTGGCGGAAAAGTACCAGGTGAGCCGTGAAGATCAGGATCTGTTTGCTTACCGCAGCCAGCAAAAAACTGCGCAAGCCCAGCAGAACGGGATACTTGCTCAGGAAATCATGCCGGTCGAAATTCTGGACCGTAAGAAAAATATCATTCAGATCTGTGAAGATGAACATCCACGTGCAGATACCACACTGGATACTTTGGCAAAACTAAAAGCACCATTTCGTAAAGAAGGTGGTTCGGTCACCGCCGGTAATGCCTCCGGGGTGAATGATGGTGCCGCCTGTGTATTGTTGGCAAATCAGGATTTTGTGGCACAACATGCACTTAAGCCTTTGGCAAAAGTGGTTGGCATTACCAGTGCCGGTGTTGAAGCCAAATATATGGGTATTGGTCCAGTGCCAGCGGTTGAAAAAGTGCTGAAACAAACTGGCCTTACGCTTGAGCAAATGGATGTGATTGAACTCAATGAAGCTTTTGCCGCACAGTCACTCGCCGTGACGCGCAGTTTAGGTTTAAAGGATGACGATGCTCGTGTCAATCCGAATGGCGGTGCCATTGCACTGGGTCACCCTCTAGGGATGAGTGGTACACGTTTAGTGCTTACCGCGATGAAAGAATTAAAACGCCGTCAAGGAAAATATGCGCTGTGCACCATGTGTGTCGGTGTGGGACAAGGTGTCGCGCTCATTCTAGAAAATGTCGCATAA
- a CDS encoding YidH family protein yields the protein MSNLQDPRVFFALERTLLAWNRSSLGLIAFGFVIEKSTLLGQIVNPMLFAHKVTYYKWLGIIIIFFGMVISIWSILQYRIGLRSLSESELIAGYSTHQPMVLSLFNTIVGMLLIISFWI from the coding sequence ATGTCCAATCTGCAGGATCCCCGAGTATTTTTTGCTCTCGAAAGAACCCTACTTGCTTGGAATAGAAGCAGCTTAGGATTGATTGCTTTTGGGTTTGTAATTGAGAAATCGACACTATTAGGGCAAATCGTGAACCCGATGTTGTTTGCCCATAAGGTAACTTACTATAAATGGTTAGGCATCATTATTATTTTTTTTGGCATGGTTATCAGTATTTGGTCGATTCTTCAATATCGTATAGGGTTGAGGTCTCTCAGTGAATCTGAATTAATAGCAGGTTATAGTACTCATCAACCTATGGTATTAAGTTTATTTAACACCATTGTCGGGATGTTACTCATCATTTCATTCTGGATATGA
- a CDS encoding IS3 family transposase (programmed frameshift) translates to MSGQRYTPEFKDEAVKLITERGYSVTDVAERLGVSQHSIYKWLKAVQPLRNNPDEHELLEAKKEILRLKSQLKQTEEERDILKKAAKVLCKPARVKYQFILEYSHQFKIKTMCRVLKIARAGYYAWLHEPESGRTIEDKRLLQLIRSSYDASYGIYGYRRITLDLKELGESCGPNRVLKIMKNNGIAAVRGYKKHKSYGCGRPPIVPPNHLNREFAVSTPDTSWVTDITYIRTWQGWLYLAVVLDLYSRKVIGWSMKPTLAKDIVLDALLMAVWRRRPNEPVIIHSDQGSQYSSGDWQKFCQKHNLVPSMSRRGNCWDNAVAESFFSSLKKERIKKRIYKTREMARADVFDYIEMFYNRIRRHSHLDGMSPEAFETASK, encoded by the exons ATGAGTGGACAACGATACACCCCAGAATTTAAAGATGAAGCTGTTAAATTGATTACCGAACGTGGATATTCTGTCACTGATGTGGCTGAACGTTTAGGTGTATCACAGCACAGCATTTATAAATGGCTAAAGGCCGTACAGCCTTTACGCAACAACCCTGATGAACATGAACTACTCGAAGCAAAGAAAGAGATCCTTCGTCTTAAAAGTCAGCTTAAGCAAACTGAAGAAGAGCGAGATATCTTAAAAAAGGCCGCAA AGGTACTTTGCAAGCCTGCCCGAGTAAAGTATCAGTTTATCCTTGAGTACAGCCATCAATTTAAGATTAAAACGATGTGTCGGGTTCTTAAGATTGCTCGTGCTGGCTATTACGCCTGGCTACATGAACCCGAATCAGGCAGAACAATTGAAGACAAACGGTTATTACAACTGATCCGCTCTTCTTATGATGCCAGTTATGGCATCTATGGTTATCGTCGCATCACGCTGGATCTTAAAGAGCTAGGTGAAAGCTGTGGCCCCAATCGTGTGCTGAAGATCATGAAGAACAATGGCATTGCCGCTGTTCGAGGATATAAAAAGCATAAAAGTTATGGTTGTGGCCGTCCTCCGATTGTGCCACCAAATCACTTAAATCGAGAGTTCGCTGTGAGCACCCCTGATACTTCCTGGGTGACTGATATTACCTACATCCGTACTTGGCAAGGCTGGTTATATCTGGCTGTGGTTCTCGATTTATATTCAAGGAAAGTCATCGGTTGGTCAATGAAACCTACGCTTGCCAAGGATATCGTTTTGGATGCACTTTTAATGGCGGTATGGCGACGCAGACCCAATGAACCTGTGATCATACACTCAGACCAAGGCTCACAATACAGTAGCGGAGACTGGCAGAAATTCTGTCAAAAGCATAATTTAGTTCCGAGTATGAGTCGTCGTGGAAACTGTTGGGACAATGCTGTTGCTGAATCCTTTTTTAGTAGTTTAAAGAAGGAAAGAATTAAAAAGAGGATCTATAAAACACGAGAAATGGCCCGTGCGGATGTGTTTGATTATATCGAGATGTTTTACAATCGAATCAGGCGTCATTCGCATCTCGATGGGATGAGCCCAGAAGCATTTGAGACAGCTTCAAAATGA
- the leuE gene encoding leucine efflux protein LeuE, with protein sequence MLGITDITTYVIGTTLIVLLPGPNSLYVMSTASRFGIKAGYKSALGVYTGDLILILLTALGAASLLHAFPWLFIILRIVGAIYLSYLGVKLLIAANHTWHAQHSNTKIATINKNIEKLRPFKTALTISILNPKAILFYLSFFVQFVDPRYPYPAVTFTALAVLLQIISMSYLSILIFSGVKLSDYFTRRYKITASCVAAVGLLFCGFALKLAMATL encoded by the coding sequence GTGCTCGGTATAACTGATATAACTACCTATGTGATTGGCACAACTTTAATTGTGTTATTGCCTGGCCCCAACTCTCTATACGTCATGTCAACTGCTTCACGCTTTGGGATCAAAGCGGGTTATAAGAGTGCTTTAGGTGTGTATACCGGTGATCTTATTTTGATTCTGCTCACAGCACTAGGAGCAGCCTCATTACTGCATGCTTTCCCTTGGTTATTTATCATTTTAAGAATTGTTGGGGCAATTTATTTAAGTTATTTGGGTGTTAAACTCTTGATAGCTGCCAATCACACTTGGCATGCCCAGCATTCAAATACGAAAATTGCAACAATTAATAAAAATATTGAGAAATTGCGACCGTTTAAAACTGCATTAACGATTAGTATTTTAAATCCTAAAGCTATTTTATTTTATTTATCGTTCTTTGTGCAGTTTGTGGATCCTCGTTATCCGTACCCAGCTGTAACATTTACGGCTCTTGCTGTGCTTTTACAAATTATTAGTATGAGCTATTTATCTATTTTGATTTTTTCAGGCGTAAAACTTTCAGATTATTTTACTCGCCGTTATAAAATAACAGCATCATGTGTCGCAGCAGTTGGACTTTTATTTTGTGGATTTGCTCTTAAACTGGCGATGGCTACTTTGTAG
- a CDS encoding acetoin reductase, which translates to MSRGLNGKVALVTGGAKGIGRGIALRLAKEGMHIALVDMHEDKLKATQAEIEACHVKASISIADISQLDQVTAAIEDTYSKLGGFDVMINNAGIAQVQALNDVTPEEFHKITDINFGGVLWGIQAAAKKFQALKQKGKIINACSIAGHDGFAMLSVYSATKFAVRALTQAAAKEYAHLGITVNSYCPGIVGTDMWVEIDQRFAELTGAKIGETFKKYAEGIALGRTETPDDVAALVAFLASEDADYITGQSIITDGGMVYR; encoded by the coding sequence ATGTCCAGAGGATTAAATGGAAAAGTCGCCCTAGTGACCGGGGGTGCCAAAGGCATTGGTCGTGGCATTGCCTTACGCTTGGCGAAAGAAGGCATGCATATCGCTTTGGTAGATATGCATGAGGATAAACTCAAAGCGACACAGGCCGAGATAGAAGCATGCCATGTTAAGGCTTCCATTTCCATCGCAGATATTAGTCAGCTCGACCAAGTGACGGCAGCAATTGAAGATACTTATAGCAAACTCGGTGGCTTCGATGTGATGATTAACAATGCTGGGATTGCACAGGTACAAGCTTTAAATGATGTCACTCCAGAAGAATTCCATAAAATTACCGATATCAATTTTGGTGGTGTCCTATGGGGCATTCAGGCAGCGGCGAAAAAATTCCAGGCTTTAAAGCAGAAAGGTAAAATTATTAATGCCTGTTCAATTGCCGGACATGATGGTTTTGCGATGCTGAGTGTTTATTCTGCTACCAAGTTTGCTGTTCGAGCCTTAACCCAAGCGGCTGCTAAAGAATATGCTCACTTAGGCATTACGGTTAATTCTTACTGTCCAGGGATTGTCGGAACAGATATGTGGGTGGAAATTGATCAGCGTTTTGCAGAGTTAACAGGTGCAAAAATTGGTGAAACTTTTAAAAAGTATGCGGAAGGTATTGCGTTAGGACGCACCGAAACTCCAGATGATGTGGCAGCTTTGGTTGCTTTCCTCGCGAGCGAGGATGCAGATTATATTACTGGGCAATCCATCATTACTGATGGCGGCATGGTTTATCGTTAA
- a CDS encoding four-helix bundle copper-binding protein gives MHTLNFSECAQACMVCSLACTSCATECINEDQMEMMRECIKRCLECADICHLCAQAEQRKSPFIQEICAMCAKVCEYCADECSKHQAAHCQQCAEACRRCAVECRKMAA, from the coding sequence ATGCATACCCTTAATTTTTCGGAATGCGCTCAAGCATGTATGGTGTGTTCATTGGCTTGTACGTCCTGTGCAACCGAATGTATTAATGAAGATCAGATGGAAATGATGCGTGAGTGCATCAAACGATGCTTGGAATGTGCAGATATTTGCCATCTATGCGCTCAGGCTGAACAGCGTAAATCGCCATTTATACAGGAAATTTGTGCAATGTGTGCCAAAGTCTGTGAGTATTGTGCTGACGAGTGCAGTAAACATCAGGCGGCCCATTGCCAGCAATGTGCTGAAGCCTGCCGTCGCTGCGCCGTAGAGTGTCGTAAGATGGCGGCTTAG
- a CDS encoding zinc-dependent alcohol dehydrogenase, translated as MRALTYHGARDVRVESVPDPIIQAPDDVILRVTATAICGSDLHLYRGKMPATQEGDIFGHEFMGIVEEVGPEVTQVQKGDRVIIPFVIACGQCFFCEHDLTAACENTNPDRGAILNKKQIPPGAALFGYTHLYGGVPGGQAEYVRVPKGNVGPFKVPGSLPDEKVLFLTDILPTAWQAVTNANVGKGSSVAIYGAGPVGLLSAACARMLGAEMIFMVDHNHYRLEFARNTYGAIPVNFDQVDAAEFIINHSPGHRGVDAVIDAIGFEAKGSVIETLLTNLKIEGSSGAALRQCIAAVRRGGIVSVPGLYAGPIHGFLFGDAFDKGLTFKMGQTHVHQFLPQLLEHIENGDLSPEVIITHRMNLSDAAEGYRIFDQREQDCRKVILTP; from the coding sequence ATGCGTGCACTTACCTATCACGGCGCCCGAGATGTCCGGGTCGAGTCGGTTCCTGATCCAATTATACAAGCACCCGATGATGTTATTTTACGCGTCACTGCAACTGCGATTTGCGGTTCAGACCTGCATCTTTACCGTGGCAAAATGCCTGCGACTCAGGAAGGGGATATTTTTGGTCACGAATTTATGGGGATTGTTGAAGAGGTTGGCCCCGAAGTCACTCAGGTGCAAAAAGGTGATCGGGTGATTATTCCTTTTGTCATTGCTTGTGGTCAGTGTTTCTTCTGTGAACATGATTTAACGGCTGCATGTGAAAATACTAATCCAGATCGTGGTGCGATTCTGAACAAAAAACAGATTCCACCGGGGGCTGCCTTATTTGGCTATACACATCTGTATGGTGGTGTTCCCGGAGGGCAGGCTGAATATGTCCGCGTGCCTAAAGGCAATGTTGGACCCTTTAAAGTGCCGGGTTCTCTGCCGGATGAAAAAGTCTTATTCCTAACCGATATCTTGCCGACTGCTTGGCAAGCCGTGACCAATGCCAATGTAGGCAAAGGTTCGAGTGTGGCCATTTATGGTGCGGGTCCGGTGGGGTTGCTTTCAGCCGCTTGTGCACGCATGTTGGGCGCTGAAATGATTTTTATGGTCGATCATAATCATTATCGCTTGGAGTTTGCCCGGAATACCTATGGCGCCATTCCGGTAAACTTTGATCAGGTCGATGCTGCCGAATTTATCATTAATCATAGCCCGGGTCATCGGGGAGTGGATGCTGTGATTGATGCGATTGGTTTCGAGGCAAAAGGTAGTGTGATTGAAACCTTACTGACGAATCTTAAAATTGAAGGCTCGAGTGGCGCTGCCTTAAGACAATGTATTGCTGCAGTCCGCCGTGGAGGCATTGTGAGTGTTCCCGGGCTCTATGCTGGGCCAATTCATGGTTTTCTGTTCGGTGATGCCTTCGATAAAGGTCTCACGTTTAAAATGGGACAGACCCACGTGCATCAGTTTTTACCACAGCTGTTAGAACATATTGAAAATGGGGACCTTTCTCCAGAAGTGATCATTACTCACCGCATGAATTTATCGGATGCTGCAGAAGGGTATCGTATTTTTGATCAGCGCGAACAGGACTGTCGCAAAGTCATTTTAACTCCTTAA
- the paaX gene encoding phenylacetic acid degradation operon negative regulatory protein PaaX yields the protein MNPKLKQVIDDFIQHEALSGTSLIMTIFGDSVFHRGGIISLASLIQLMDVFGFNERSVRTAVFRLVQNGWLISEKIGRTSYYRVTESSRQRFIHADQKIYSFTHTEWDGKWDLVLLSSVELENKIILKRELEWLGFANISTNLMAYPGCDHLKLQNLLLNLKMTDQVVLFKAETLQLWQESHPTVKRMVEVNWPVQELHARYEKFIRDFREIFNLVEHDEDLDPLQAFQIRILLIHQYRRILLKDPNLPFELLPSDWLSLNARNLSSNLYQRIFAVADEFFLDIARTSEGAMPPAHPQFFKRFGSLKQEALTA from the coding sequence ATGAATCCAAAATTAAAACAAGTGATTGATGATTTCATTCAACATGAAGCATTAAGTGGAACATCACTCATCATGACCATTTTCGGTGACAGTGTTTTTCATCGCGGCGGAATTATCAGTCTGGCCAGCCTGATCCAACTGATGGATGTATTCGGCTTTAATGAACGCTCGGTACGCACCGCAGTATTTCGTTTGGTACAGAATGGTTGGCTCATTTCCGAAAAAATCGGTCGCACCAGCTATTACCGCGTCACAGAAAGTAGCCGCCAACGTTTTATTCATGCCGATCAGAAAATTTACAGCTTTACCCATACCGAGTGGGATGGAAAGTGGGATCTGGTTCTACTGAGTTCTGTCGAACTGGAGAACAAGATTATCTTAAAGCGCGAGCTGGAATGGCTGGGCTTTGCCAACATTTCGACCAATCTGATGGCCTATCCGGGTTGTGATCATCTTAAACTGCAAAACCTGCTGCTCAATCTCAAAATGACCGATCAGGTGGTGCTGTTTAAGGCAGAAACCTTACAGTTATGGCAGGAATCTCATCCAACGGTGAAACGTATGGTGGAGGTGAACTGGCCGGTACAAGAATTGCACGCCCGTTACGAGAAATTTATCCGCGATTTCCGGGAAATTTTTAATCTGGTCGAACATGATGAAGACCTGGATCCGTTACAGGCGTTTCAGATCCGGATTCTCTTGATTCACCAATATCGCCGAATTCTGTTAAAAGATCCAAATTTACCTTTTGAGTTACTGCCATCAGACTGGCTGTCATTAAATGCCCGTAATCTCAGCAGTAATTTATATCAGCGGATTTTTGCGGTTGCAGATGAATTTTTCCTCGATATCGCCCGCACGTCAGAAGGGGCAATGCCACCGGCACATCCACAATTTTTCAAACGGTTTGGTAGTTTAAAGCAAGAAGCACTCACCGCCTAA
- a CDS encoding gamma carbonic anhydrase family protein, whose amino-acid sequence MPCYAIDGVIPVVSPQAYVHPTAVLIGDVIIEEGVYIGPLASLRADFGRIHIQKNANVQDSCIIHGFPKSITLVEEYGHIGHGAILHGCVIRKNVLVGMNSVILDEAEIGENTIVGANSTVKAKAQIPANVLLLGSPAKVVRSLDAKEIDWKKKGTNEYIQLTQRCLNSMQEVKADSEITAGRRTFQHFHSQHVIKAKLNVQDEVPASG is encoded by the coding sequence ATGCCATGTTATGCAATTGATGGTGTGATTCCGGTGGTCAGTCCACAGGCTTATGTGCATCCCACTGCGGTGCTGATTGGAGATGTCATTATTGAGGAAGGCGTCTACATTGGGCCGCTGGCTTCACTGCGTGCCGACTTTGGCCGTATTCATATCCAGAAAAATGCCAATGTACAGGATTCCTGCATCATTCATGGCTTCCCCAAAAGCATTACACTGGTCGAAGAATATGGCCATATTGGTCATGGCGCGATTCTGCATGGCTGCGTGATCCGCAAAAATGTCTTGGTGGGCATGAACAGTGTGATTCTAGATGAGGCCGAAATTGGAGAAAATACGATTGTTGGTGCCAATAGTACCGTCAAGGCAAAGGCTCAAATTCCAGCAAATGTCCTGCTGCTCGGCAGCCCGGCCAAAGTCGTGCGCAGCTTGGACGCCAAAGAAATTGACTGGAAGAAAAAAGGAACAAACGAGTATATCCAACTGACTCAGCGCTGTTTGAACAGCATGCAGGAGGTCAAGGCCGATTCCGAAATCACAGCTGGACGGCGCACTTTTCAGCATTTTCATTCACAGCATGTGATTAAAGCTAAACTTAATGTGCAAGATGAAGTTCCTGCAAGCGGTTAG
- a CDS encoding DsrE family protein — protein sequence MKYLFIFNSAAYGDERTYNGLRLAGALIKNENNQVRLFLMGDAATAAKKPRKFQQNSIIWKSC from the coding sequence ATGAAATACTTATTTATTTTTAACAGCGCAGCGTATGGCGATGAACGAACCTACAATGGTCTGCGTCTGGCAGGTGCATTAATTAAAAATGAGAATAATCAGGTTCGTCTATTTTTGATGGGAGATGCAGCCACTGCTGCAAAAAAGCCCAGAAAGTTCCAGCAGAATTCTATAATCTGGAAGTCATGTTAA
- a CDS encoding 3-hydroxyacyl-CoA dehydrogenase, which translates to MSHLNLQQAKVAVIGAGTMGIGIAQLAAMHGHTTQIFDADVEKTKTTVSQLTAQLSKRVQAGKMTQELLVRTLENLSIVSTIEQLAESDLIVEAIVEKKEVKQQLFQKLAELCSEQTILASNTSSISITAIASAIPHPERVVGLHFFNPAPVMKLVEIICGLKTDPAIAQGLTELMTAWKKVPVMAKSTPGFIVNRVARPYYAEAFRALQENVTTPEQLDFIMRECGGFAMGPCELTDLIGQDINFSVTQSVYQEFFYEPRYRPSLVQKELVDAGCYGRKSGQGFYRYDSQVPVAQYQLPAVQPLQQKISVLIKGDWSNQPGLLQRIQHAEWLESQHQAADQNEIQIGEVVLRLTQGESVQLSYPQQKIVLMDWHANWENAKAIALVASPACTAQDQAQVTAFLQGMNMIPIWSKDHPGLYVIRSISMLVNEGCEAVLHGIASEQDIDLAMKYGVNYPKGPFEWATQIGYNTILQVLENMYHIYAEEKYRPSLYLRQKVALGQSQLTNKIQYRQAG; encoded by the coding sequence ATGTCACACCTTAACTTGCAACAGGCCAAGGTGGCTGTGATTGGTGCGGGGACCATGGGAATTGGGATCGCACAATTGGCCGCCATGCATGGACACACCACGCAAATTTTTGACGCCGATGTCGAAAAAACTAAAACAACCGTTTCACAACTGACAGCCCAGCTGAGCAAACGTGTTCAGGCTGGGAAAATGACCCAAGAATTGCTGGTTCGTACCCTGGAAAATTTGTCGATTGTCAGCACGATTGAGCAACTCGCGGAGAGTGATCTTATCGTTGAAGCAATTGTCGAGAAGAAAGAAGTCAAACAGCAGCTCTTCCAAAAATTGGCCGAGCTTTGTTCAGAACAGACCATTTTAGCGTCCAATACCTCATCCATTTCGATTACGGCAATTGCTTCGGCAATTCCACATCCAGAGCGGGTGGTGGGATTACATTTCTTCAATCCCGCACCGGTAATGAAACTGGTCGAGATCATTTGCGGTTTGAAAACAGACCCTGCGATTGCTCAGGGATTAACCGAGCTTATGACTGCCTGGAAAAAAGTGCCGGTGATGGCGAAATCAACCCCCGGTTTTATTGTCAATCGTGTGGCGCGTCCGTATTATGCGGAAGCTTTTCGCGCCTTGCAGGAAAATGTCACGACACCGGAGCAACTGGATTTTATTATGCGCGAGTGTGGTGGTTTTGCCATGGGGCCGTGTGAACTCACTGACTTGATTGGTCAGGACATCAATTTTTCCGTGACGCAAAGTGTGTATCAGGAGTTCTTTTACGAACCGCGTTACCGTCCGTCTTTGGTACAAAAAGAATTGGTTGATGCCGGCTGTTATGGCCGTAAAAGCGGGCAGGGTTTTTACCGTTACGATTCGCAAGTCCCTGTGGCGCAATATCAGTTACCCGCAGTTCAGCCGCTTCAACAAAAAATCTCGGTGCTGATCAAAGGTGACTGGTCTAATCAGCCGGGATTGCTTCAACGGATCCAGCATGCTGAGTGGCTGGAAAGCCAGCATCAAGCTGCTGATCAGAATGAGATTCAGATTGGTGAGGTTGTACTACGCCTAACCCAAGGTGAATCTGTGCAGTTAAGCTATCCACAGCAGAAAATTGTGTTAATGGATTGGCATGCTAACTGGGAGAATGCCAAAGCGATCGCACTGGTGGCTTCGCCAGCTTGTACAGCGCAGGATCAGGCGCAGGTGACGGCATTCCTTCAGGGTATGAATATGATACCTATTTGGTCTAAAGATCATCCAGGGTTGTATGTTATCCGCAGTATCAGCATGTTGGTCAATGAAGGATGCGAGGCTGTATTGCATGGTATTGCATCAGAACAAGATATTGATTTAGCAATGAAATATGGGGTGAATTATCCAAAAGGTCCATTTGAATGGGCAACACAAATTGGTTATAACACTATTTTACAAGTTTTAGAAAATATGTATCATATTTATGCTGAAGAAAAGTATCGACCTAGTTTATATTTAAGACAGAAAGTTGCGCTAGGACAGTCGCAACTCACAAACAAAATACAATATCGCCAGGCTGGCTAA
- the paaK gene encoding phenylacetate--CoA ligase PaaK, with product MNNNAMEKIETASIDELRQLQLERMKKTLQHAYQNSPVYKKKFDEAGVHPDDFKTLDDLVKFPFTTKSDLRDNYPFGMFAVPQEQIVRVHASSGTTGQPTVVGYTQQDINVWSDVVARSLRAAGLTHKDTVQVSYGYGLFTGGLGAHYGVERLGATVIPMSGGQTDRQAQLIHDFKPTALMVTPSYCLNIIEALEQKFGTAKDCSIKTGIFGAEPWTNEMRKEIEERLGIDALDIYGLSEVMGPGVAMECLESKDGPTIWEDHFYPEIINPETGEVLPDGELGELVFTTITKEGMPVIRYRTRDLTRLLPGTARSMRRMDKIVGRSDDMMIIRGVNVFPSQIEEQILHIPQLVPNYEIHICKHGHLDTLHVRTEMRKDMTDVMGHQLSQQLKAKIKTMVGITVSVEILPEGTLPRSEGKAQRVFDIRKSA from the coding sequence ATGAATAACAACGCAATGGAAAAGATCGAAACGGCTTCAATTGATGAATTACGTCAGCTTCAATTAGAGCGCATGAAAAAGACCTTACAACACGCTTATCAAAACAGCCCGGTGTATAAAAAGAAATTTGATGAGGCCGGTGTACATCCAGATGATTTCAAAACGCTGGATGATTTGGTCAAATTTCCATTTACCACCAAAAGTGACCTGCGTGACAACTATCCATTCGGCATGTTTGCCGTTCCGCAAGAACAGATTGTACGGGTTCATGCCTCATCAGGCACTACTGGTCAGCCAACGGTAGTCGGATATACGCAACAGGATATCAACGTCTGGTCGGATGTGGTAGCGCGTTCATTGCGTGCGGCAGGTTTGACGCACAAGGATACCGTTCAGGTGTCTTATGGCTATGGTTTGTTTACCGGTGGTTTGGGCGCGCATTACGGTGTCGAGCGTTTAGGTGCAACCGTGATCCCGATGTCAGGTGGCCAGACCGATCGTCAAGCGCAACTGATTCATGATTTCAAACCAACCGCCTTGATGGTGACACCTTCATATTGCCTCAACATCATTGAAGCCTTAGAGCAGAAATTTGGGACAGCCAAAGACTGCTCGATCAAGACCGGTATTTTTGGTGCAGAACCATGGACCAATGAAATGCGTAAAGAGATCGAAGAGCGTTTAGGCATCGACGCGCTGGATATTTACGGACTTTCTGAAGTCATGGGGCCAGGGGTTGCCATGGAGTGTCTGGAATCCAAAGATGGCCCAACCATTTGGGAAGACCACTTCTATCCTGAAATCATCAATCCGGAAACTGGTGAAGTATTGCCAGATGGTGAGCTGGGTGAGCTGGTTTTCACCACCATTACCAAAGAAGGCATGCCGGTGATCCGTTACCGTACCCGTGATTTAACTCGCCTGTTACCTGGAACGGCACGCTCCATGCGTCGTATGGACAAAATCGTCGGCCGCAGTGATGATATGATGATCATTCGCGGAGTCAATGTTTTCCCATCGCAGATTGAAGAACAAATCTTGCATATTCCACAGCTTGTGCCTAACTACGAAATTCATATTTGTAAACATGGACATTTGGATACATTGCATGTTCGTACAGAAATGCGTAAAGATATGACAGACGTGATGGGGCACCAACTGTCACAGCAGTTGAAAGCCAAAATTAAAACCATGGTCGGGATTACGGTGAGTGTGGAAATTTTACCGGAAGGCACGTTGCCACGTTCGGAAGGTAAAGCTCAGCGGGTCTTTGATATTCGCAAGTCCGCATGA